A genome region from Proteus vulgaris includes the following:
- the purR gene encoding HTH-type transcriptional repressor PurR codes for MATIKDVAKRAGVSTTTVSHVINKTRFVAENTRAAVWAAIKELNYSPSAVARSLKVNHTKSIGLLATSSEAPYFAEVIEAVENSCYSKGYTLILCNSHNNLDKQKAYLAMLAQKRVDGLLVMCSEYPDHLLTLLEGYRNIPMVVMDWGKARGDFTDTIIDNAFHGGYIAGRYLIERGHRDIGIIPGPLERNTGGGRLQGFLKAMEEAKITVKDEWIVQGDFEPESGYKAMYQMLNQKHRPTAVFCGGDVMAMGAICAADELGLRVPFDISIVGYDNIRNARYFTPALTTVHQPKERLGQMALSMLLDRIVNKREDAQTIEVHPRLVERRSVADGPFIDYRR; via the coding sequence ATGGCAACAATAAAAGACGTGGCAAAACGCGCAGGCGTATCAACCACGACTGTTTCTCATGTGATCAACAAAACACGTTTTGTTGCTGAGAACACACGGGCAGCAGTTTGGGCCGCTATAAAAGAATTAAATTATTCACCTAGTGCCGTTGCGCGTAGTTTAAAAGTCAATCACACCAAATCTATTGGCCTGTTAGCCACGTCCAGTGAAGCCCCTTACTTTGCTGAAGTGATTGAAGCTGTTGAAAATAGTTGTTATAGCAAAGGTTACACACTGATTTTATGTAATTCACATAATAACCTTGATAAACAAAAAGCCTATTTAGCAATGCTGGCACAAAAACGTGTTGATGGATTATTAGTCATGTGTTCTGAATATCCCGATCACCTTCTGACTCTTTTAGAAGGCTATCGTAATATTCCAATGGTTGTCATGGATTGGGGTAAAGCGCGTGGCGACTTTACAGATACCATCATCGATAACGCTTTCCACGGTGGCTATATTGCGGGTCGTTATCTTATTGAGCGAGGTCATCGTGACATTGGTATTATTCCTGGTCCATTAGAACGTAATACTGGTGGTGGCCGATTACAAGGTTTTTTAAAAGCCATGGAAGAAGCAAAAATCACAGTAAAAGATGAATGGATTGTACAAGGCGACTTTGAGCCGGAATCTGGTTATAAAGCCATGTACCAAATGCTAAATCAAAAACATCGCCCTACTGCTGTTTTTTGTGGTGGTGATGTGATGGCAATGGGTGCGATTTGTGCAGCAGATGAACTTGGCCTACGTGTTCCTTTCGATATTTCTATTGTGGGTTATGACAATATTCGTAATGCTCGTTATTTTACACCGGCCCTAACGACCGTCCACCAGCCAAAAGAACGTTTAGGTCAAATGGCATTATCAATGTTGCTTGATCGCATCGTCAATAAACGCGAAGACGCCCAAACAATCGAAGTTCATCCACGATTAGTTGAGCGTCGTTCAGTCGCTGATGGTCCTTTTATCGACTACCGTCGTTAA
- a CDS encoding YnhF family membrane protein has translation MDTDLKFGLSTAVAALVMIVLFSTMLF, from the coding sequence ATGGATACGGATCTGAAATTTGGTTTGAGTACAGCAGTTGCAGCGCTTGTTATGATCGTTTTATTTTCGACTATGTTATTCTAA
- the sodB gene encoding superoxide dismutase [Fe], producing MSFELPKLPYALDALEPHISKETLEYHYGKHHQTYVTNLNNLVKGTDLESKSLEEIIKSTDGGIFNNAAQVWNHTFYWNCLAPNAGGAPTGKIADAINKAFGSFEEFKKQFNDAAAKNFGSGWTWLVKKADGSIAIVNTSNAATPVSGEDKPLLTVDVWEHAYYIDYRNARVKYLEEFWALVNWSFVEANLA from the coding sequence ATGTCTTTCGAATTACCAAAATTACCTTATGCGTTAGATGCTCTTGAGCCACACATCTCTAAAGAAACTTTAGAATATCACTACGGCAAACACCACCAAACCTATGTAACCAATTTAAATAATCTGGTTAAAGGTACTGATTTAGAAAGCAAATCTTTAGAAGAAATCATCAAATCTACTGATGGTGGCATCTTTAATAATGCAGCTCAAGTATGGAACCACACTTTCTACTGGAACTGCTTAGCACCAAATGCAGGCGGCGCACCAACAGGAAAAATCGCTGATGCTATCAACAAAGCATTTGGCTCTTTTGAAGAGTTCAAAAAACAATTTAATGATGCGGCAGCTAAAAACTTCGGTTCAGGTTGGACATGGTTAGTTAAAAAAGCAGATGGTTCGATTGCAATTGTTAACACGTCTAACGCTGCAACTCCTGTTTCAGGCGAAGACAAACCATTGTTAACTGTTGATGTATGGGAACATGCTTACTACATCGACTACCGTAACGCGCGCGTTAAATATTTAGAAGAGTTCTGGGCATTGGTTAACTGGTCATTTGTTGAAGCTAACCTTGCTTAA
- a CDS encoding sulfite exporter TauE/SafE family protein: MDMILLFLFVGCVTGFFAGLLGIGGGAIIVPVVMYVVSQQAIPTDMVMKIALSTSFSVIIFSTASSAYSHHKRKAILWDQFPLLAIGTLLGMLVGTFFVQKMSNTILQIVFCIFMIYTIYGLLTKKKETEHIEDVKDPIIAKPALISGGSLIGFISSFIGIAGGTITIPLLSHWGFNTRKCIATSSMIGVIIASVGMIMGIIYGWAQTDISHYYLGFIYLPAFIGISITSILFAPIGVKVAYRLPIPRVRQIFALFLFLVVVKMMYTLITR, encoded by the coding sequence ATGGACATGATTTTACTGTTTCTTTTTGTGGGTTGTGTAACTGGTTTTTTCGCTGGCCTACTTGGAATTGGTGGCGGTGCAATCATTGTTCCTGTTGTTATGTATGTCGTGAGTCAACAAGCAATCCCAACTGATATGGTAATGAAAATTGCCTTATCGACTTCATTTTCTGTCATTATATTTTCCACCGCCTCTTCAGCCTATTCTCATCACAAACGCAAAGCTATTTTATGGGATCAATTTCCTTTATTAGCGATAGGAACACTGCTCGGTATGCTTGTTGGCACATTTTTTGTACAAAAAATGTCAAATACAATATTACAAATCGTGTTCTGCATTTTCATGATTTATACCATCTATGGATTATTAACAAAAAAGAAAGAAACTGAACACATCGAAGATGTAAAAGATCCTATTATCGCTAAGCCCGCATTGATAAGCGGTGGATCGTTAATTGGTTTTATATCAAGTTTTATTGGTATTGCAGGTGGCACCATCACCATTCCTCTTTTAAGCCATTGGGGTTTTAATACACGTAAATGCATTGCAACATCCTCAATGATAGGCGTTATTATTGCCTCAGTAGGGATGATAATGGGTATTATTTATGGGTGGGCTCAAACAGACATTAGTCACTATTATTTGGGCTTTATCTATTTACCTGCTTTTATTGGGATAAGTATTACCAGCATACTCTTCGCACCTATTGGTGTTAAAGTTGCTTATCGCTTACCAATTCCTAGAGTTCGTCAAATATTTGCATTATTCTTATTCTTAGTCGTCGTGAAAATGATGTATACGCTTATTACAAGATAA
- the dkgB gene encoding 2,5-didehydrogluconate reductase DkgB, whose product MSVPVLGVGTFRLKDDVVIASVKNALEVGYRAIDTAQIYENESAVGQAISESGIARNELYVTTKIWVANLAKDKLIPSLKKSLSDLQMDYVDLTLIHWPSPNDEVSVDEFMQALLEAKKCGLTREIGISNFTIPLMEQAIESVGVENIATNQIELSPYLQNRKVTEWAKQHGIHITSYMTLAYGNALKDEVIKTIAKKHGATAAQVVLAWAIHEGYSVIPSSTKRENLLSNLHSTTLQLDANDIDAIRKLDKNERLVSPEGLAPHWD is encoded by the coding sequence ATGAGCGTCCCTGTACTTGGTGTTGGAACATTTCGTTTAAAAGATGATGTAGTCATCGCATCCGTTAAAAATGCATTGGAAGTTGGCTATAGAGCCATAGATACAGCACAAATATATGAAAATGAATCAGCTGTTGGCCAAGCTATCTCGGAAAGTGGTATTGCGCGTAATGAGCTATATGTTACCACTAAGATTTGGGTAGCAAATCTCGCTAAAGACAAACTGATCCCTAGCCTAAAGAAAAGTCTCAGTGACTTACAAATGGATTATGTCGATCTAACGTTAATCCACTGGCCATCGCCAAATGATGAAGTTTCTGTTGATGAATTTATGCAAGCATTATTGGAAGCAAAAAAATGTGGATTAACTCGTGAAATCGGTATTTCTAACTTCACCATTCCACTAATGGAGCAAGCTATAGAATCCGTTGGTGTAGAAAATATAGCCACAAATCAAATAGAATTGTCACCTTATTTGCAAAATCGTAAAGTGACTGAGTGGGCAAAACAGCATGGTATTCATATTACTTCCTATATGACATTAGCTTATGGTAATGCATTGAAAGATGAAGTAATAAAAACCATCGCCAAAAAACATGGTGCAACAGCAGCACAGGTAGTATTGGCATGGGCGATACACGAAGGATACTCTGTTATCCCATCATCAACAAAACGCGAAAATTTACTTAGCAACTTACATTCAACAACACTGCAACTTGATGCAAATGATATAGATGCTATTAGAAAATTAGATAAAAATGAACGACTGGTAAGCCCAGAAGGTTTAGCCCCACACTGGGATTAA
- a CDS encoding Grx4 family monothiol glutaredoxin, with product MTTIEKIERQINENPIILYMKGSPKLPSCGFSAQAVQAISACGERFAYVDILQNPDIRAELPKYAHWPTFPQLWVDGELVGGCDIILEMYQRGELQKLLKETADKYRGEEEAQ from the coding sequence ATGACGACTATTGAAAAAATTGAACGCCAGATCAATGAAAACCCAATTATTTTATACATGAAAGGTTCACCAAAATTACCAAGTTGTGGTTTTTCTGCTCAGGCAGTTCAAGCTATTTCTGCTTGTGGTGAGCGTTTTGCGTATGTTGATATCTTGCAAAACCCAGATATTCGTGCAGAGTTACCAAAATATGCGCACTGGCCAACCTTCCCACAATTATGGGTAGATGGTGAATTAGTCGGTGGATGTGACATTATTTTAGAAATGTATCAACGCGGTGAATTACAGAAGTTATTAAAAGAGACTGCTGATAAATATCGTGGTGAAGAAGAAGCGCAGTAA
- the rnt gene encoding ribonuclease T — protein sequence MPDINNPNKLCNRFRGYYPVVIDVETGGFNAKTDGLLEIAAITLKMDEQGWLKPDNTLHFHVDPFEGANLEPAALEFTGIDPTNPLRGAVSEYEALHAIFKMVRKGMKDADCNRAIIVAHNANFDHSFVMAAAERAGLKRNPFHPFATFDTAALSGLVLGQTILAKACITAGIPFDSKLAHGALYDTNRTSLLFCELVNRWKKLGGWPLPTP from the coding sequence ATGCCTGATATAAATAATCCCAATAAGCTTTGTAACCGTTTTCGGGGTTACTACCCTGTTGTCATTGATGTTGAAACAGGTGGATTTAATGCGAAAACAGACGGTTTACTTGAAATCGCCGCCATAACATTAAAAATGGATGAACAAGGTTGGCTAAAACCTGATAATACATTACATTTTCATGTTGACCCCTTTGAAGGGGCTAATCTAGAACCCGCCGCCTTAGAATTTACAGGTATTGATCCAACCAATCCTTTGCGTGGCGCTGTGAGTGAATATGAAGCCCTTCATGCTATTTTTAAAATGGTGCGTAAAGGTATGAAGGATGCAGATTGCAATCGCGCCATTATTGTGGCTCATAATGCAAATTTTGATCACAGCTTTGTAATGGCTGCTGCTGAGCGTGCAGGATTAAAACGTAATCCTTTTCACCCTTTTGCCACCTTTGATACCGCAGCTTTAAGTGGATTGGTATTAGGGCAGACAATTTTGGCTAAAGCCTGTATCACTGCCGGTATTCCCTTTGATAGCAAATTAGCGCATGGTGCATTATACGATACTAACCGCACATCATTACTTTTTTGCGAATTAGTTAACCGTTGGAAAAAACTTGGTGGATGGCCATTGCCTACACCTTGA
- the gloA gene encoding lactoylglutathione lyase: MRVLHTMIRVGDLQRSIDFYTKVLGMQLLRTSENEEYKYSLAFVGYGDESTGAVIELTYNWGVNSYEMGTAFGHVALGVDDVAATCEAIRQAGGNVTRDAGPVKGGSTIIAFVEDPDGYKIELIENKSASHALGN; encoded by the coding sequence ATGCGAGTACTTCATACCATGATCCGTGTGGGCGATTTACAACGTTCTATCGACTTTTATACCAAGGTTTTAGGTATGCAACTTCTACGCACTAGCGAGAATGAGGAATATAAATACTCGTTAGCTTTTGTTGGTTATGGTGATGAAAGCACCGGTGCGGTTATTGAATTAACCTATAACTGGGGTGTAAACAGCTACGAAATGGGCACTGCTTTTGGGCATGTGGCATTAGGTGTTGATGATGTTGCTGCAACCTGTGAAGCCATTCGCCAAGCGGGCGGTAATGTTACCCGCGATGCCGGCCCAGTAAAAGGTGGCTCAACAATTATTGCTTTTGTTGAAGATCCTGATGGATATAAAATCGAGCTCATCGAAAACAAAAGTGCAAGTCACGCTCTAGGTAACTAA
- a CDS encoding DUF1289 domain-containing protein, with the protein MQEQLEFFDIPSPCIGRCEMNVQGYCVGCYRSRQERFNWSTMNQQEKRNILRLCQQRYLRTLKKSSSSIEKENEQLNLF; encoded by the coding sequence ATGCAAGAACAATTAGAATTTTTTGATATTCCTAGTCCTTGCATTGGACGTTGTGAAATGAATGTACAAGGATATTGCGTTGGATGCTATCGCAGTCGTCAAGAGCGCTTTAATTGGTCAACAATGAATCAACAAGAAAAAAGAAATATATTACGACTTTGTCAGCAACGTTATTTAAGAACATTAAAAAAATCGAGTTCTTCAATTGAAAAAGAGAATGAACAACTCAATTTATTTTAA
- the slyA gene encoding transcriptional regulator SlyA — protein MESKLGADLARLVRLWRAVIDHRLKPLKLTQTHWVTLYNISQLPPEQSQIQLAKAIGIEQPSLVRTLDQLEEKKLICRHTCANDRRAKRIKLTKESEPFINEVYTVIEKTRREILEGIQQDEIERLIGIIQKLEKNINRLND, from the coding sequence GTGGAATCAAAATTAGGAGCTGATTTAGCGCGTTTAGTTCGATTATGGCGTGCTGTAATTGATCATCGTCTCAAACCATTAAAATTAACTCAAACCCATTGGGTTACATTGTACAATATCAGCCAATTACCTCCAGAGCAGTCACAAATCCAATTGGCAAAAGCAATAGGAATCGAACAACCGTCTTTAGTGAGAACCCTAGATCAATTGGAAGAAAAAAAACTGATATGTAGGCATACATGTGCAAATGATCGAAGAGCAAAACGTATAAAGCTAACAAAAGAGTCTGAGCCTTTTATTAATGAGGTTTATACTGTTATAGAAAAAACGAGACGAGAAATATTAGAAGGTATCCAACAAGACGAAATCGAAAGGCTAATAGGTATAATCCAAAAACTAGAAAAAAACATAAATAGGTTAAATGACTAA
- a CDS encoding glycine zipper 2TM domain-containing protein produces MFKHLLIGLFTMTVLTGCVNTNSLSGDTYTASQAKQAQNITYGTVVSVRAVNIQAGSDENILGAIGGAVLGGMLGNTVGGGTGRNLATAAGAIAGGMAGQQAQGALNTTKGVQIEVRLDTGKTVAIVQKADNTVYSQGQRVAVIGNGNNLTVSPR; encoded by the coding sequence ATGTTTAAGCATTTACTTATTGGTCTTTTTACAATGACTGTACTTACTGGTTGTGTGAATACAAATTCACTATCCGGTGATACTTATACCGCAAGTCAAGCGAAACAAGCACAAAATATTACTTATGGTACAGTGGTTTCTGTGCGTGCAGTAAATATTCAAGCGGGTAGCGATGAAAATATTTTAGGTGCTATCGGTGGTGCCGTTCTCGGTGGTATGTTAGGTAATACTGTGGGTGGTGGTACAGGTCGTAACCTTGCAACAGCCGCTGGTGCAATTGCAGGGGGTATGGCAGGGCAACAAGCACAAGGTGCTTTAAATACCACTAAGGGTGTTCAAATTGAAGTTCGTTTAGATACGGGTAAAACTGTTGCTATCGTTCAAAAAGCAGATAATACAGTTTATAGTCAAGGTCAACGTGTTGCAGTTATTGGTAACGGAAATAACTTAACGGTTTCTCCTCGCTAA
- the anmK gene encoding anhydro-N-acetylmuramic acid kinase, whose product MRAGRYIGVMSGTSLDGVDVVLAAINNKFVAQQETHFLPYPQNLRQRILAVCQGQSTTLHEIGLLDAQLGELYAQAIIELLAKVKLSASDITAIGCHGQTVWHEPESDMPFTMQIGDNNRVAALTGITTVGDFRRKDIAYGGQGAPLVPAFHLAVLGHPAEKRVILNIGGIANISLLLPGIAVKGYDTGPGNMLLDSWNWIHNQTPYDDNGKWAATGTVNPILLKDMLSDPYFSRSAPKSTGREYFNTQWLNYYLARVPNVFPEDVQATLVELTAISIVQQIQLNGGCERLLVCGGGARNGQIMHRLAALLPGTEVATTDKYGLSGDDMEALAFAWLAARTIANESGNLPSVTGASRETVLGAIYPTNPR is encoded by the coding sequence ATGAGAGCAGGGCGGTACATTGGCGTGATGTCAGGCACAAGTTTAGATGGTGTTGATGTTGTATTAGCTGCAATCAATAATAAGTTCGTTGCACAACAAGAAACTCATTTTTTACCTTATCCACAAAATCTACGCCAACGAATTTTAGCTGTTTGCCAAGGGCAATCTACAACCTTGCATGAAATCGGTCTATTAGACGCCCAATTGGGTGAACTTTATGCGCAAGCAATTATAGAGTTGCTTGCAAAAGTAAAACTTAGTGCGAGTGATATTACGGCGATAGGGTGCCATGGACAAACTGTTTGGCATGAGCCAGAAAGTGATATGCCCTTTACTATGCAAATTGGTGACAACAACCGTGTTGCTGCATTGACAGGAATTACGACAGTTGGTGATTTTCGCCGCAAAGATATTGCTTACGGCGGACAAGGTGCACCTTTAGTACCGGCTTTTCATCTTGCTGTATTAGGACATCCTGCTGAAAAACGCGTGATTTTAAATATTGGTGGTATCGCCAATATCTCATTGTTATTACCCGGTATTGCCGTCAAAGGTTACGATACGGGGCCAGGAAATATGCTATTAGATAGCTGGAATTGGATCCATAACCAAACACCCTATGATGATAATGGTAAATGGGCTGCGACGGGTACGGTGAACCCAATTTTATTGAAAGATATGCTTTCGGATCCTTACTTTTCGCGTTCAGCACCTAAAAGTACAGGGCGAGAATATTTTAATACACAATGGCTAAATTACTATTTAGCAAGAGTACCTAATGTTTTTCCTGAAGATGTACAAGCAACACTCGTGGAATTAACGGCGATAAGTATTGTGCAACAGATCCAACTAAACGGTGGATGTGAACGTTTACTCGTTTGTGGTGGTGGGGCGAGAAATGGACAAATAATGCATCGTTTAGCGGCACTATTACCCGGTACAGAAGTTGCGACAACAGATAAATATGGGTTAAGTGGCGATGATATGGAAGCGTTGGCATTTGCTTGGTTAGCTGCTCGTACTATTGCAAATGAATCAGGAAATTTACCTTCTGTAACAGGGGCATCAAGAGAAACTGTTTTAGGGGCGATTTACCCTACAAATCCTCGTTAA
- the pdxH gene encoding pyridoxamine 5'-phosphate oxidase has translation MTELDFIDVADLRREYMNGGLRRHELTEQPLVLFEKWLKQACEARLSDPTAMCVATVDENGQPYQRIVLLKHFDEHGLVFYTNLGSRKASHLEHNQRVSLLFPWYPLERQVCFLGKAEKLSPIEVIKYFHSRPKDSQIAAWASQQSSRISARGVLESKFLELKQKFQNGEVPLPSFWGGYRVTFDSVEFWQGRENRLHDRFIYQKSPQGWDIERLAP, from the coding sequence ATGACAGAACTTGATTTTATTGATGTTGCAGATTTACGCCGCGAATATATGAATGGTGGACTACGACGTCATGAATTAACTGAACAGCCATTAGTTTTGTTTGAAAAGTGGTTGAAGCAGGCTTGTGAAGCGCGTTTGAGTGATCCTACTGCAATGTGTGTTGCAACTGTTGATGAAAATGGCCAACCTTACCAACGTATCGTGTTATTAAAACACTTCGATGAACATGGCTTAGTCTTTTACACTAACTTGGGCAGTCGCAAGGCGAGTCATTTAGAACACAATCAACGCGTTAGTTTATTATTCCCTTGGTATCCATTAGAAAGGCAAGTTTGTTTTTTAGGGAAAGCTGAAAAGCTTTCTCCCATTGAAGTCATTAAATATTTCCATAGTCGCCCTAAAGATAGTCAAATTGCGGCATGGGCTTCTCAACAGTCTTCCCGTATCTCGGCAAGAGGCGTGTTAGAAAGTAAATTCCTAGAATTAAAACAGAAATTCCAAAATGGAGAAGTGCCATTACCGAGTTTCTGGGGGGGATATCGAGTGACATTTGATTCTGTCGAATTTTGGCAAGGGCGAGAAAATCGTCTACATGATCGCTTTATCTACCAAAAATCACCACAAGGATGGGACATTGAGCGATTAGCACCTTAA
- the tyrS gene encoding tyrosine--tRNA ligase: MSSKNLITQLQERGLIAQVTDEAALVERLEQGPIALYCGFDPTADSLHLGHLVPLLCLKRFQLAGHKPVALVGGATGLIGDPSFKATERKLNTQDTVHEWVEKIRKQVSPFLDFNSGENSAELANNYDWFGQMDVLTFLRDIGKHFSVNQMINKEAVKQRLNRDDVGISFTEFAYNLLQAYDFASLNTHLGVELQIGGSDQWGNITSGIDLTRRFNQKQVFGMTVPLITKSDGTKFGKTEGGAVWLDPKKTSPYKFYQFWINTADADVYRFLKFFTFMSIEEINALEEEDKNSGQAPRAQRVLAELVTGLVHGEEGLIAAKRITESLFSGAIADLTQADLEQLAQDGMPTIELEKGSDLQQALVNAELVPSRGQARTMIGSNAVSINGEKQDNPEYVFEENDFLFGHYSILRRGKKHYCLVIWK, from the coding sequence ATGTCTAGCAAGAACCTAATCACACAATTGCAGGAGCGTGGGCTAATCGCTCAGGTCACGGATGAGGCAGCTTTAGTAGAGCGTTTGGAGCAAGGTCCTATCGCTCTCTATTGTGGCTTCGATCCAACCGCTGATAGCCTGCACTTGGGGCATTTGGTTCCTTTGCTGTGTTTAAAACGATTCCAACTAGCCGGGCATAAGCCTGTGGCGTTGGTGGGTGGTGCAACGGGTCTAATTGGTGATCCTAGTTTTAAAGCCACCGAGCGCAAACTGAATACCCAAGATACTGTTCACGAATGGGTAGAAAAAATTCGTAAACAAGTGTCACCTTTCTTAGATTTCAACAGTGGTGAAAACAGTGCGGAATTAGCAAACAACTATGACTGGTTCGGTCAAATGGATGTGCTGACATTCCTGCGTGATATCGGTAAACACTTCTCTGTGAACCAAATGATCAACAAAGAAGCGGTTAAACAACGTTTAAACCGTGACGATGTGGGGATCTCTTTTACTGAATTCGCCTATAACCTATTGCAAGCTTATGACTTTGCGTCATTAAATACGCATTTAGGTGTTGAATTACAAATCGGTGGCTCTGATCAGTGGGGTAATATCACTTCAGGTATCGATTTAACCCGTCGTTTCAATCAGAAACAAGTATTTGGTATGACTGTGCCATTAATTACTAAATCTGATGGAACTAAATTTGGTAAAACAGAAGGCGGAGCGGTTTGGTTAGATCCTAAAAAAACAAGCCCATACAAATTCTACCAGTTCTGGATCAACACAGCAGATGCTGACGTTTATCGCTTCTTAAAATTCTTCACATTTATGAGCATTGAAGAAATTAATGCACTTGAAGAAGAAGATAAAAATAGTGGTCAAGCGCCTCGTGCTCAACGTGTATTAGCAGAACTCGTTACTGGTTTAGTTCATGGTGAAGAAGGTTTGATCGCTGCTAAACGTATTACAGAAAGCTTGTTTTCGGGTGCAATTGCAGATTTAACGCAAGCTGATCTTGAACAATTAGCACAAGATGGTATGCCAACAATTGAGTTAGAAAAAGGCAGTGATTTGCAACAAGCACTGGTTAATGCGGAATTAGTTCCTTCTCGTGGTCAGGCTCGTACAATGATCGGCTCTAACGCAGTTTCAATTAATGGCGAAAAACAAGACAACCCTGAATACGTCTTTGAAGAAAATGATTTCTTATTTGGTCATTATTCCATTTTGCGTCGCGGTAAAAAACATTACTGCCTTGTTATCTGGAAATAA